A stretch of the Nicotiana tabacum cultivar K326 chromosome 6, ASM71507v2, whole genome shotgun sequence genome encodes the following:
- the LOC107826625 gene encoding MMS19 nucleotide excision repair protein homolog isoform X1 yields MAATPTIEYVNHIESYVSSSSSPAQQAASIDAIALLLKNDLLTLEVLVREMEMYLTTTDNIIRSRGILLLGELLMRLISKPLGDTAISSLVEFFTERLADWKALHGALVGCLALLRRKSDAGMINKSQAKAVAQSYLQNLQVQLLGLQDRKLCLQLLECLLDCYPDALLSLGDDLVYGICEAIDGEKDPQCLMLIFRVVEVLAQLFPESSGPLANFAGDLFDILGCYFPIHFTHPKGDEIDVKREELSRALMLAFASTPLFEPSAIPLLLEKISSSLPSAKVESFKYLSYCTLKYGGDRMEKYTESLWSALKDAIFTCPHSILSVDSYTIDGIGFHESEIMAQAHELLQVLVQQHNASFLNLILGDGDISTFLKSFSQFNDFNSLSSEYKQRLHAVARILSVCVKSSGSSCNKVFESFFPRLVDALRFSVENSPEAIHSALDAKFNFGALYLCVELLAACRQLVVSSDKVASAPDLSHDTWCQILHSFSTSLCNVFFCLIRASCAEITWNAYVYAAVKGLEILATFPGSFISASKFMYEKILLTLMSIIESDFNKTFLWKAALKVLVEISLFVNKYDEDVKAASFNSIVMQKIVSLISSGDLNMPLSLKIQAIFDIGMTRKSFMLAAASQLEKTISANLSEIFVHGNLQLAELTAVLLECYSIKVLPWFHCNGGADEVSLNFAVNIFAKMENITSLSLGVKGNEFLDATMAAMKQAVAGCSMESQEKVLRKAFDVMATCSLFLSKDLILGTNRFNEKSQLCQTFDGLSCRDEWITSLFASVVIALRPQTRIPNIRLLLQLLTTTLLEGHLPSAQALGSLVNKLPVNISENCSLEEVIDTLFKNEMWCNIIIGKECNDGGAVNMGNPRISSMNSHAVIGLAWIGKGLLMRGHEKLKDVTMTFLSYLVSSGHNRNLLPFKDQIKDGAEHEVLCLRKSAADAFHILMSDSDACLNRNYHAIIRPLYKQRFFNIMLPMFLSAIVKCDSSTTRCFLYQAFAHLISETPLAAIVGDAKKVLPVLLDCFLMLSKDVSHKEIIYSVIIVLSGIITDKNGQEAIVENAPTVICRLTELTSYPHMMVIRETAIQCLAAMSEFPYARIYPMRTQVLQALSKALDDTKRVVRQEAVKCRQAWASIASRSLHF; encoded by the exons ATGGCAGCGACTCCTACAATTGAGTATGTCAATCACATTGAGTCTTACGTTAGCTCTTCCAGCTCTCCGGCACAGCAG GCGGCAAGCATTGatgcaattgctcttcttctgaAAAATGACCTGTTAACTTTAGAAGTCTTG GTTAGAGAAATGGAGATGTATTTGACCACTACAGATAATATCATTCGTTCAAGAg GTATCCTCTTACTTGGAGAACTATTGATGCGACTAATATCGAAGCCCTTGGGTGATACTGCAATAAGCAGCTTAGTGGAATTCTTCACAGAGAGGCTG GCAGACTGGAAAGCGTTGCATGGTGCCCTTGTTGGTTGTTTGGCTCTTCTAAGGAGGAAAAGTGATGCTGGCATGATCAATAAAAGTCAAGCAAAGGCCGTTGCGCAGTCTTATCTGCAAAACCTGCAGGTGCAGTTATTGGGACTGCAAGACAGGAAG CTTTGTCTTCAACTATTGGAATGCCTATTGGATTGTTATCCGGATGCCCTTTTGTCACTG GGTGATGATCTTGTATATGGAATCTGTGAAGCTATTGATGGTGAAAAGGACCCACAATGCTTGATGCTCATATTTCGTGTAGTTGAAGTTCTGGCACAATTATTTCCCGAATCTTCTGGCCCATTGGCGAATTTTGCAGGGGATCTGTTCGATATTTTGGGATGTTACTTTCCTATCCATTTTACCCAT CCTAAAGGTGATGAAATTGATGTAAAGAGGGAGGAACTCTCAAGAGCCCTAATG CTGGCGTTTGCTTCCACGCCACTTTTTGAACCCTCAGCCATTCCATTACTTCTTGAAAAAATATCTTCTTCTCTGCCATCAGCAAAG GTGGAATCTTTTAAGTACCTTAGCTACTGCACATTGAAATATGGAGGAGATAGAATGGAAAAATACACCGAATCCCTTTGGTCTGCATTGAAAGATGCAATATTTACTTGTCCGCACTCCATTTTGTCAGTGGATTCCTATACAATAGATGGAATAGGTTTTCATGAGAGTGAAATTATGGCGCAGGCCCATGAACTTCTCCAGGTGCTTGTTCAGCAGCATAATGCGTCATTCTTAAATTTGATTCTGGGTGATGGGGACATAAGCACATTTCTAAAGTCCTTTTCCCAGTTCAACGATTTCAATAGTCTTTCTTCTGAATACAAGCAGAGATTACATGCAGTTGCTCGTATTCTTTCTGTTTGTGTTAAATCTTCTGGGTCTTCCTGCAATAAAGTTTTTGAAAGTTTCTTTCCTCGGTTGGTGGATGCTTTAAGGTTCTCGGTTGAAAATTCCCCCGAGGCTATTCATTCAGCTTTGGATGCAAAATTTAACTTCGGAGCCTTGTATCTTTGTGTCGAACTCCTTGCTGCATGCAGACAGCTGGTAGTCAGCTCCGATAAAGTCGCTTCAGCTCCGGATCTATCACATGACACTTGGTGCCAGATACTTCATAGTTTCTCCACATCATTATGCAATGTTTTCTTTTGTCTCATTCGAGCAAGTTGTGCTGAAATCACTTGGAATGCTTATGTTTATGCAGCAG TTAAAGGTTTGGAGATCTTGGCTACATTTCCTGGAAGCTTTATTTCAGCGTCAAAGTTCATGTATGAGAAAATCCTGCTGACTTTGATGTCAATCATTGAATCTGATTTCAACAAGACATTTCTATGGAAGGCAGCGTTGAAAGTTTTAGTGGAAATCAGCTTGTTTGTCAATAAGTATGACGAGGATGTAAAGGCAGCTAGCTTTAACAGTATTGTCATGCAAAAGATTGTTTCTCTAATTTCTTCGGGTGACTTAAATATGCCGCTATCACTCAAGATACAGGCCATTTTTGACATTGGAATGACCAGGAAGAGTTTCATGCTTGCTGCTGCAAGCCAATTGGAGAAGACTATATCTGCCAACTTATCTGAGATTTTT GTCCATGGAAATCTGCAGTTAGCTGAACTGACAGCTGTGCTTTTGGAATGTTATTCCATTAAGGTACTTCCATG GTTCCATTGCAATGGAGGTGCAGACGAGGTCTCTTTGAATTTTGCAGTTAATATTTTTGCTAAAATGGAAAATATCACATCTTTGAGTCTAGGAGTAAAGGGAAAT GAGTTTCTGGACGCAACAATGGCTGCAATGAAGCAAGCTGTGGCAGGCTGTTCAATGGAAAGCCAGGAAAAGGTTCTTCGGAAAGCTTTTGATGTGATGGCAACATGCTCCTTATTCCTATCCAAGGATTTGATTCTAGGAACCAATCGCTTTAACGAGAAAAGTCAACTTTGTCAGACTTTTGATGGTTTGTCTTGTCGAGACGAATGGATTACTTCACTCTTCGCATCAGTTGTAATTGCGTTGCGTCCTCAAACTCGAATACCAAATATAAGACTGTTATTACAGTTGTTGACAACGACTCTCCTTGAAGGTCATTTACCGTCAGCTCAGGCCCTGGGGTCTTTGGTTAACAAACTTCCTGTAAATATATCAGAAAACTGTAGTCTCGAAGAAGTTATTGATACGTTATTCAAGAATGAGATGTGGTGCAACATTATTATTGGGAAAGAGTGCAATGATGGTGGTGCTGTTAATATGGGTAACCCGAGAATAAGCAGTATGAATAGTCATGCTGTTATTGGATTAGCATGGATAGGGAAAGGTCTGCTTATGCGGGGTCATGAGAAGCTAAAAGATGTGACTATGACTTTCTTGAGTTACTTAGTTTCAAGCGGACATAATAGAAATTTGCTGCCTTTCAAGGATCAAATAAAAGATGGCGCAGAGCATGAAGTGCTTTGTCTCAGAAAATCAGCTGCGGATGCATTTCATATTCTTATGAGCGACTCTGATGCTTGTTTGAACAGGAATTATCATGCAATCATTCGCCCACTCTATAAGCAACGGTTTTTCAACATTATGTTGCCTATGTTCTTATCTGCAATAGTAAAATGTGACTCATCCACTACACG GTGTTTTCTTTATCAAGCTTTCGCACACCTGATATCAGAAACTCCTCTTGCTGCTATTGTTGGTGATGCCAAAAAG GTCCTTCCTGTACTTTTAGATTGCTTTCTTATGTTAAGCAAGGATGTCTCTCATAAGGAGATAATTTACAGTGTCATAATAGTTCTCTCTGGAATAATAACAGATAAAAATG GACAAGAAGCTATTGTAGAAAATGCGCCCACAGTTATCTGCCGACTTACTGAGCTCACATCCTATCCCCATATGATG GTGATTCGAGAGACTGCAATTCAGTGCCTTGCTGCCATGTCAGAGTTTCCGTATGCAAGGATATACCCCATGAGAACACAG GTGTTGCAAGCATTATCCAAAGCTCTTGATGATACAAAGAGGGTTGTTCGTCAAGAGGCAGTGAAATGTCGGCAAGCTTG GGCTTCAATTGCATCAAGGAGTTTGCACTTCTGA
- the LOC107826625 gene encoding MMS19 nucleotide excision repair protein homolog isoform X2: MINKSQAKAVAQSYLQNLQVQLLGLQDRKLCLQLLECLLDCYPDALLSLGDDLVYGICEAIDGEKDPQCLMLIFRVVEVLAQLFPESSGPLANFAGDLFDILGCYFPIHFTHPKGDEIDVKREELSRALMLAFASTPLFEPSAIPLLLEKISSSLPSAKVESFKYLSYCTLKYGGDRMEKYTESLWSALKDAIFTCPHSILSVDSYTIDGIGFHESEIMAQAHELLQVLVQQHNASFLNLILGDGDISTFLKSFSQFNDFNSLSSEYKQRLHAVARILSVCVKSSGSSCNKVFESFFPRLVDALRFSVENSPEAIHSALDAKFNFGALYLCVELLAACRQLVVSSDKVASAPDLSHDTWCQILHSFSTSLCNVFFCLIRASCAEITWNAYVYAAVKGLEILATFPGSFISASKFMYEKILLTLMSIIESDFNKTFLWKAALKVLVEISLFVNKYDEDVKAASFNSIVMQKIVSLISSGDLNMPLSLKIQAIFDIGMTRKSFMLAAASQLEKTISANLSEIFVHGNLQLAELTAVLLECYSIKVLPWFHCNGGADEVSLNFAVNIFAKMENITSLSLGVKGNEFLDATMAAMKQAVAGCSMESQEKVLRKAFDVMATCSLFLSKDLILGTNRFNEKSQLCQTFDGLSCRDEWITSLFASVVIALRPQTRIPNIRLLLQLLTTTLLEGHLPSAQALGSLVNKLPVNISENCSLEEVIDTLFKNEMWCNIIIGKECNDGGAVNMGNPRISSMNSHAVIGLAWIGKGLLMRGHEKLKDVTMTFLSYLVSSGHNRNLLPFKDQIKDGAEHEVLCLRKSAADAFHILMSDSDACLNRNYHAIIRPLYKQRFFNIMLPMFLSAIVKCDSSTTRCFLYQAFAHLISETPLAAIVGDAKKVLPVLLDCFLMLSKDVSHKEIIYSVIIVLSGIITDKNGQEAIVENAPTVICRLTELTSYPHMMVIRETAIQCLAAMSEFPYARIYPMRTQVLQALSKALDDTKRVVRQEAVKCRQAWASIASRSLHF, encoded by the exons ATGATCAATAAAAGTCAAGCAAAGGCCGTTGCGCAGTCTTATCTGCAAAACCTGCAGGTGCAGTTATTGGGACTGCAAGACAGGAAG CTTTGTCTTCAACTATTGGAATGCCTATTGGATTGTTATCCGGATGCCCTTTTGTCACTG GGTGATGATCTTGTATATGGAATCTGTGAAGCTATTGATGGTGAAAAGGACCCACAATGCTTGATGCTCATATTTCGTGTAGTTGAAGTTCTGGCACAATTATTTCCCGAATCTTCTGGCCCATTGGCGAATTTTGCAGGGGATCTGTTCGATATTTTGGGATGTTACTTTCCTATCCATTTTACCCAT CCTAAAGGTGATGAAATTGATGTAAAGAGGGAGGAACTCTCAAGAGCCCTAATG CTGGCGTTTGCTTCCACGCCACTTTTTGAACCCTCAGCCATTCCATTACTTCTTGAAAAAATATCTTCTTCTCTGCCATCAGCAAAG GTGGAATCTTTTAAGTACCTTAGCTACTGCACATTGAAATATGGAGGAGATAGAATGGAAAAATACACCGAATCCCTTTGGTCTGCATTGAAAGATGCAATATTTACTTGTCCGCACTCCATTTTGTCAGTGGATTCCTATACAATAGATGGAATAGGTTTTCATGAGAGTGAAATTATGGCGCAGGCCCATGAACTTCTCCAGGTGCTTGTTCAGCAGCATAATGCGTCATTCTTAAATTTGATTCTGGGTGATGGGGACATAAGCACATTTCTAAAGTCCTTTTCCCAGTTCAACGATTTCAATAGTCTTTCTTCTGAATACAAGCAGAGATTACATGCAGTTGCTCGTATTCTTTCTGTTTGTGTTAAATCTTCTGGGTCTTCCTGCAATAAAGTTTTTGAAAGTTTCTTTCCTCGGTTGGTGGATGCTTTAAGGTTCTCGGTTGAAAATTCCCCCGAGGCTATTCATTCAGCTTTGGATGCAAAATTTAACTTCGGAGCCTTGTATCTTTGTGTCGAACTCCTTGCTGCATGCAGACAGCTGGTAGTCAGCTCCGATAAAGTCGCTTCAGCTCCGGATCTATCACATGACACTTGGTGCCAGATACTTCATAGTTTCTCCACATCATTATGCAATGTTTTCTTTTGTCTCATTCGAGCAAGTTGTGCTGAAATCACTTGGAATGCTTATGTTTATGCAGCAG TTAAAGGTTTGGAGATCTTGGCTACATTTCCTGGAAGCTTTATTTCAGCGTCAAAGTTCATGTATGAGAAAATCCTGCTGACTTTGATGTCAATCATTGAATCTGATTTCAACAAGACATTTCTATGGAAGGCAGCGTTGAAAGTTTTAGTGGAAATCAGCTTGTTTGTCAATAAGTATGACGAGGATGTAAAGGCAGCTAGCTTTAACAGTATTGTCATGCAAAAGATTGTTTCTCTAATTTCTTCGGGTGACTTAAATATGCCGCTATCACTCAAGATACAGGCCATTTTTGACATTGGAATGACCAGGAAGAGTTTCATGCTTGCTGCTGCAAGCCAATTGGAGAAGACTATATCTGCCAACTTATCTGAGATTTTT GTCCATGGAAATCTGCAGTTAGCTGAACTGACAGCTGTGCTTTTGGAATGTTATTCCATTAAGGTACTTCCATG GTTCCATTGCAATGGAGGTGCAGACGAGGTCTCTTTGAATTTTGCAGTTAATATTTTTGCTAAAATGGAAAATATCACATCTTTGAGTCTAGGAGTAAAGGGAAAT GAGTTTCTGGACGCAACAATGGCTGCAATGAAGCAAGCTGTGGCAGGCTGTTCAATGGAAAGCCAGGAAAAGGTTCTTCGGAAAGCTTTTGATGTGATGGCAACATGCTCCTTATTCCTATCCAAGGATTTGATTCTAGGAACCAATCGCTTTAACGAGAAAAGTCAACTTTGTCAGACTTTTGATGGTTTGTCTTGTCGAGACGAATGGATTACTTCACTCTTCGCATCAGTTGTAATTGCGTTGCGTCCTCAAACTCGAATACCAAATATAAGACTGTTATTACAGTTGTTGACAACGACTCTCCTTGAAGGTCATTTACCGTCAGCTCAGGCCCTGGGGTCTTTGGTTAACAAACTTCCTGTAAATATATCAGAAAACTGTAGTCTCGAAGAAGTTATTGATACGTTATTCAAGAATGAGATGTGGTGCAACATTATTATTGGGAAAGAGTGCAATGATGGTGGTGCTGTTAATATGGGTAACCCGAGAATAAGCAGTATGAATAGTCATGCTGTTATTGGATTAGCATGGATAGGGAAAGGTCTGCTTATGCGGGGTCATGAGAAGCTAAAAGATGTGACTATGACTTTCTTGAGTTACTTAGTTTCAAGCGGACATAATAGAAATTTGCTGCCTTTCAAGGATCAAATAAAAGATGGCGCAGAGCATGAAGTGCTTTGTCTCAGAAAATCAGCTGCGGATGCATTTCATATTCTTATGAGCGACTCTGATGCTTGTTTGAACAGGAATTATCATGCAATCATTCGCCCACTCTATAAGCAACGGTTTTTCAACATTATGTTGCCTATGTTCTTATCTGCAATAGTAAAATGTGACTCATCCACTACACG GTGTTTTCTTTATCAAGCTTTCGCACACCTGATATCAGAAACTCCTCTTGCTGCTATTGTTGGTGATGCCAAAAAG GTCCTTCCTGTACTTTTAGATTGCTTTCTTATGTTAAGCAAGGATGTCTCTCATAAGGAGATAATTTACAGTGTCATAATAGTTCTCTCTGGAATAATAACAGATAAAAATG GACAAGAAGCTATTGTAGAAAATGCGCCCACAGTTATCTGCCGACTTACTGAGCTCACATCCTATCCCCATATGATG GTGATTCGAGAGACTGCAATTCAGTGCCTTGCTGCCATGTCAGAGTTTCCGTATGCAAGGATATACCCCATGAGAACACAG GTGTTGCAAGCATTATCCAAAGCTCTTGATGATACAAAGAGGGTTGTTCGTCAAGAGGCAGTGAAATGTCGGCAAGCTTG GGCTTCAATTGCATCAAGGAGTTTGCACTTCTGA